The following are from one region of the Acidobacteriota bacterium genome:
- a CDS encoding aromatic ring-hydroxylating dioxygenase subunit alpha, with protein MDFKDFWYIAAESKDLRSDCLWPVQILDEWLVLFRDETGRPVALEDRCLHRCAQLSTGKVHAGKLQCGYHGWIYDGMGQVVSVPSEGPESKVRKNRCARSFPVCEQDGYLYVRLSQTCEHQFSPFAIPFYGTPGWAAIRLKNRFHNTVTNCVENFVDIPHTTFVHPRIFRDAKAERFTAQITRKNGSVVVAYHNERSNFGWFSKFLNPTAREIQHTDSFHLPNITSVDYIFSQKRRFIITSQSIPVSDDETLVYTDLTYNYGIWNLPARPLIRWLAQRIIDQDIAILNNQMQTIRQFGAEFSNTEADTIHVLIESIRNELAAGRDPRLLPEKKVEIEFWV; from the coding sequence ATGGATTTCAAAGACTTCTGGTACATTGCTGCCGAATCAAAAGACCTCCGATCAGATTGCCTCTGGCCGGTTCAAATTTTGGACGAATGGCTCGTTTTGTTTCGGGATGAGACGGGCCGCCCAGTCGCGCTCGAAGATCGCTGTCTGCATCGCTGTGCACAGCTTTCAACTGGAAAAGTACATGCCGGGAAGCTTCAGTGTGGGTATCACGGCTGGATCTATGATGGAATGGGACAGGTGGTAAGTGTTCCATCTGAAGGCCCGGAAAGCAAAGTTCGAAAAAATCGTTGTGCTCGGAGCTTTCCGGTATGTGAGCAGGATGGGTATCTCTATGTCAGGCTCTCCCAAACCTGCGAACATCAGTTTTCCCCCTTTGCGATTCCCTTTTATGGAACTCCTGGTTGGGCAGCTATTCGACTTAAAAACCGCTTTCACAATACCGTGACCAATTGTGTCGAGAATTTTGTTGATATTCCGCATACCACCTTTGTTCATCCCCGCATTTTCCGCGATGCCAAAGCCGAACGATTTACCGCTCAGATCACCCGAAAAAACGGTTCCGTGGTGGTTGCGTATCACAACGAACGGTCCAATTTTGGGTGGTTTTCAAAGTTTCTGAACCCCACGGCTCGCGAAATCCAGCACACTGATTCATTCCATCTGCCAAATATCACTTCGGTTGATTATATTTTCAGCCAAAAACGACGCTTTATCATTACTTCACAATCAATTCCAGTGAGTGATGACGAAACGCTGGTTTATACGGATTTGACCTACAACTATGGTATCTGGAATCTCCCGGCACGGCCACTGATTCGCTGGTTGGCCCAACGTATCATTGACCAGGATATTGCTATTTTGAACAACCAGATGCAGACGATTCGCCAGTTTGGAGCTGAATTTTCCAACACCGAAGCCGACACCATCCACGTCTTGATTGAATCAATCCGCAACGAACTTGCCGCTGGTCGTGACCCACGCCTGCTGCCTGAGAAAAAGGTCGAAATTGAATTTTGGGTGTGA